The following are from one region of the Myotis daubentonii chromosome 2, mMyoDau2.1, whole genome shotgun sequence genome:
- the LOC132226384 gene encoding LOW QUALITY PROTEIN: tripartite motif-containing protein 60-like (The sequence of the model RefSeq protein was modified relative to this genomic sequence to represent the inferred CDS: deleted 1 base in 1 codon) produces MESAASLAELQAEASCPICLDYLRDPVTIECGHTFCHFCIHQRWEDLPGTFPCPVCFYHCPDKNLKRNTQFCHIIEVVKQIPTTGNERKLQEEKPLCGKHNEVLTLFCDSAEEMLCPHCKVPLDHQDQSLIPIEEAAKSCRNKLKRYIGAMLVEVEDAETEYENQVAKEFEVQKKVEKWRKELQYECKELKCSLQIEHDVFNAGLLIEEKDVEEKLTENGRQISNHMFMLNNLLSEIAEKYLQADVDLLTGIEDIHNRYEKLETPAVFSYKLKKESCNLPPHYLGLYKMISTFQVDLTLDPETAHPNLIISRDRKSVTYRTPDGLPNPQALTSYPAVLSSEGFDAGRHFWQVEVRGTGEWSLGVCKESCLINSLISPSPSNSCRHIDLCASICGTCPRGHIMQVGIFLDYELGDVSFYNLNNGSYLYGFSGKFKEKLMPYFSSAPSSKSLTFIIRDE; encoded by the exons ATGGAGTCTGCAGCCTCCCTGGCCGAGCTCCAGGCAGAGGCCAGCTGCCCCATCTGCCTGGATTACCTGAGAGACCCAGTGACCATTGAATGTGGGCACACCTTCTGTCATTTCTGCATCCACCAGCGCTGGGAAGATCTACCGGGCACCTTTCCATGTCCTGTCTGCTTCTATCACTGCCCTGACAAGAACTTAAAGAGGAACACCCAATTCTGTCACATTATTGAAGTTGTTAAGCAGATTCCCACCACAGGGAACGAGAGGAAATTGCAGGAAGAAAAACCCCTGTGTGGGAAGCACAATGAAGTTTTAACACTTTTTTGTGACAGCGCCGAGGAGATGTTATGTCCTCATTGCAAGGTCCCCTTAGACCACCAGGATCAGTCCCTGATACCCATTGAGGAAGCTGCTAAGAGTTGCAGGAACAAGCTCAAAAGATACATTGGGGCGATGTTGGTGGAGGTTGAAGATGCTGAAACGGAATATGAAAACCAAGTTGCAAAAGAATTTGAAGTGCAGAAAAAGGTggaaaaatggaggaaagaattgCAGTATGAATGTAAAGAACTGAAGTGTTCCTTACAAATAGAGCATGATGTATTTAATGCTGGTCTACTTATAGAAGAGAAGGATGTTGAAGAAAAACTAACTGAAAATGGAAGGCAAATTTCAAACCATATGTTCATGCTAAATAATCTTTTAAGTGAAATAGCAGAGAAGTATTTACAGGCAGATGTGGATTTACTCACAGGTATTGAAGATATCCACAATAGGTATGAAAAGCTAGAGACCCCAGCAgtcttttcatataaattaaagaAGGAGAGTTGCAATCTC CCCCCACATTATTTGGGCCTGTATAAAATGATCAGCACATTTCAGGTAGATTTGACACTGGATCCTGAAACTGCCCATCCAAATCTCATTATCTCAAGAGATAGAAAAAGTGTGACATATAGGACACCAGATGGTCTTCCTAATCCCCAGGCACTTACTTCTTACCCAGCTGTCCTGAGTTCTGAGGGATTTGATGCTGGCAGGCACTTTTGGCAGGTAGAAGTAAGAGGCACAGGTGAATGGTCCTTAGGTGTGTGTAAAGAATCTTGCCTCATAAATAGTCTGATATCACCATCCCCAAGCAATAGCTGCAGGCACATTGATCTTTGTGCTAGTATATGTGGAACATGCCCTAGAGGACATATCATGCAGGTTGGTATTTTTCTGGACTATGAGTTGGgagatgtttcattttataatttgaataacGGTTCATACTTGTATGGATTCAGTGGtaagtttaaagaaaaacttaTGCCTTATTTCTCTAGTGCACCTTCGTCAAAATCTCTTACATTCATTATCAGAGATGAATGA